One Solanum lycopersicum chromosome 2, SLM_r2.1 genomic region harbors:
- the LOC138342154 gene encoding uncharacterized protein, with product MELALLGKNNVGFINGTVKNTQFTGDLTRLWDRFNAIVISWILCNLHKEIFTLVQGVSSVSLYYSRLKDSWDEYDCIMPPPACTYSRSKEFFEQSQHKRMLQFLMGRNDNYSQARRQILLMPQLSSINQAYAMVNQDESQRMVAGSSRIMSDMVPTAMFTSKSGPSSHKHRRPYNPNAFCDFCNIKGHMRTNCNKLLNVISVTKLMQSLYHDQMQMQFPYIPPSQHNESQQHVPMPLFTPLQHQKLLKMLNQTKLDGISGTANMKGNHLPSGASLKWIIDTGASHHILRDHTCLYNSVLIENTGQVQLPTGTSANVSHSGDCHIGGGDVLRRVLCDLGSRKVRVIGEEKDGLYTFYSQHDHIRVIGCLCFATNLTTHDKFSPRAIRVVLMGYCTTQKGYKLYDLENKKFFISRDVIFLEKVFPFHDNTPQQTQQLNSPDMFAYDAIVADSTSSVTCQDNECISSSQNCENCEIDSPDNSISYDTPSSPVRKSSRSSRPRVWHKNYAIKVGSKKCNYSIASVLDYTGLSPTYQSFVSKFFVETEPSNYSEAVQDPRWVATMKNEIKALEDNGTWELVTLAKNKKVIVSRSSAKAEYRAIASIVAEVVWTVGLFQELGVAISPPVPIYSDSTSSLQIATNPVFHERTKYINIDCTLSAKRFKMDCLSLPIHHPQNSLRISLLKHLGKASHVSNVQAKDEEHLHSS from the exons ATGGAGTTAGCTTTGCTGGGGAAGAATAATGTTGGATTTATCAATGGAACAGTGAAGAATACGCAATTCACAGGGGATTTGACTCGACTTTGGGATCGATTTAATGCAATAGTTATTTCGTGGATATTGTGCAAT TTACATAAGGAAATTTTTACTCTTGTTCAAGGTGTTTCATCTGTATCACTGTATTACTCTAGACTGAAGGATTCGTGGGATGAGTATGATTGTATAATGCCTCCTCCAGCTTGTACATATTCTAGATCTAAGGAATTTTTCGAGCAATCACAGCATAAGAGAATGTTGCAATTTCTTATGGGGCGTAACGACAATTATAGTCAGGCTAGAAGACAAATCTTGTTAATGCCACAACTTTCTAGCATCAATCAAGCTTATGCTATGGTTAATCAAGATGAAAGTCAAAGAATGGTAGCCGGATCAAGTAGAATAATGTCTGATATGGTTCCTACTGCAATGTTTACTTCTAAGTCTGGCCCTAGCAGTCATAAACATAGAAGACCTTATAATCCTAATGCTTTTTGTGATTTCTGCAATATAAAAGGTCACATGAGGACTAATTGTAACAAACTACTGAATGTGATTTCTGTCACAAAACTG ATGCAGTCATTATATCATGATCAGATGCAAATGCAATTTCCATATATTCCTCCTTCACAACATAATGAATCTCAGCAGCATGTGCCTATGCCTTTATTCACACCATTGCAACATCAGAAACTACTCAAAATGCTTAATCAAACTAAACTTGATGGCATAAGTGGCACTGCTAATATGAAAGGTAATCATTTGCCTTCAGGTGCTTCTTTGAAGTGGATTATAGACACTGGTGCATCCCATCATATATTAAGAGACCATACATGTTTATATAATTCAGTTTTGATAGAGAATACAGGTCAAGTTCAGTTGCCAACTGGTACTTCTGCTAATGTTTCACATAGTGGAGATTGTCACATAGGAGGAGGTGATGTTCTTAGAAGAGTGTTATGT GACCTAGGATCTAGGAAGGTGAGAGTGATTGGTGAAGAGAAAGATGGACTTTACACTTTTTACTCTCAGCATG ATCACATAAGAGTTATTGGATGCTTGTGTTTTGCCACCAATCTTACCACACATGATAAGTttagtccaagggcaataagAGTTGTTTTGATGGGATATTGTACAACTCAAAAAGGGTACAAACTATAtgatttggaaaacaaaaaattcttcATCAGCAGAGATGtgatatttttggaaaaagttTTTCCTTTCCATGACAACACTCCTCAACAAACACAACAACTAAACTCACCTGACATGTTTGCTTATGATGCCATAGTTGCAGATTCTACATCTTCAGTTACTTGTCAAGACAATGAGTGTATATCTTCTTCTCAGAATTGTGAGAATTGTGAAATTGATTCACCTGATAATTCAATTTCATATGACACTCCTTCATCACCTGTGAGGAAATCAAGCAGAAGTTCTAGACCTCGTGTTTGGCACAAAAATTATGCAATCAAAGTTGGTTCCAAGAAGTGTAACTATTCTATTGCCTCAGTTTTAGACTATACAGGATTATCACCTACATATCAGAGTTTTGTCTcaaaattttttgttgaaactGAACCATCAAACTATTCAGAGGCAGTACAAGATCCTAGATGGGTAGCTACTATGAAGAATGAGATCAAGGCACTAGAAGATAATGGGACATGGGAATTGGTGACATTGGCCAAGAATAAAAAG GTTATAGTCTCCAGAAGTTCAGCTAAGGCTGAGTACAGAGCCATAGCCTCAATTGTTGCAGAGGTTGTTTGGACTGTTGGTTTGTTTCAGGAATTAGGGGTTGCTATTTCTCCACCAGTACCTATTTATTCAGACAGTACTTCATCATTACAAATTGCAACCAATCCTGTGTTTCATGAAAGAAcgaaatacataaatattgatTGCACTTTATCAGCGAAAAGATTCAAGATGGACTGCTTATCACTGCCTATCCACCATCCTCAGAACAGCCTGAGGATATCCTTACTAAAGCACTTGGGGAAGGCCTCACACGTATCTAATGTCCAAGCTAAGGATGAAGAACATCTTCATAGCTCCTAG
- the LOC101261778 gene encoding homeobox-leucine zipper protein ATHB-40-like, protein MNNDNQMLHISQYYSGIYTQQGEGKARRRRKKNKGDDVNGAMMMMMRKRKLSDEQVNLLEQSFEHEHKLESERKDRLASELGLDPRQVAVWFQNRRARWKSKKLEEEYSKLKNEHETNIVDKCRLENEVLKLKERMCEAEKEIQRLLTERSDGVSINSPTTSSLSMEAAMDPPFLGDFGFDNSFYGPGHDGMEWVNNLYNMPYHM, encoded by the exons AtgaataatgataatcaaatgTTACACATTTCTCAGTACTATTCTGGTATCTACACTCAACAAG GAGAGGGAAAAGCAAGgaggagaagaaagaagaataaaGGAGATGATGTAAACGGggcgatgatgatgatgatgaggaagaGGAAATTAAGTGACGAACAAGTGAATTTACTTGAACAGAGTTTTGAACACGAACACAAATTGGAGTCTGAGAGGAAAGACAGACTTGCCTCGGAGCTAGGACTAGACCCGAGGCAAGTAGCCGTGTGGTTCCAGAATAGAAGGGCTCGATGGAAGAGCAAGAAACTAGAGGAAGAATACTCTAAGTTGAAGAATGAACATGAAACTAACATTGTTGACAAATGTCGTCTTGAAAATGAG GTATTGAAGCTAAAAGAACGAATGTGTGAAGCGGAGAAGGAGATACAACGGCTGTTGACGGAGCGATCCGACGGCGTTTCGATCAATAGCCCTACAACTTCATCACTCTCAATGGAAGCAGCCATGGATCCTCCTTTTCTTGGAGATTTTGGGTTTGATAATAGTTTTTATGGGCCTGGTCATGATGGAATGGAATGGGTTAATAACTTGTACAATATGCCATATCATATGTGA